A genomic region of Raphanus sativus cultivar WK10039 chromosome 6, ASM80110v3, whole genome shotgun sequence contains the following coding sequences:
- the LOC108838005 gene encoding putative expansin-B2: MAILVLQRCYIIMNLLFGLTFVLLNSAHCFNPKRFNISAATDGSDWSQAGATWYGLPTGYGTDGGACGYKNAVAQAPFSSMVSAGGPSLYKSGKGCGACYQIKCTSKPDCSTNPVTVVITDECNGCVEESVHFDLSGTAFGALASSGRESQLRDVGVLQILYRKVECNYNGKTVEFQVDKGSNAYSFAVLVEYEDGEGEISLVELKQASVSDTWLPMNHSWGAVWKLDVTSPLRAPLSLRLTYLDSRETVAASDVIPAGWQPGETYKSNVNFLLELA, translated from the exons ATGGCAATTCTTGTCTTACAGCGATGTTACATTATCATGAACCTACTCTTTGGTCTAACTTTTGTTCTATTAAACTCGGCTCATTGCTTTAACCCAAAAAGATTCAATATTTCTGCGGCAACGGACGGTTCTGATTGGTCTCAGGCCGGAGCTACGTGGTACGGCCTCCCCACAGGCTACGGCACCGAcg gTGGAGCGTGTGGTTATAAAAATGCTGTGGCACAAGCTCCCTTTTCGTCCATGGTATCAGCCGGAGGTCCGTCGTTGTATAAGTCGGGGAAAGGATGTGGTGCATGCTATCAG ATAAAATGCACTTCGAAACCGGACTGTTCAACGAATCCGGTAACGGTAGTGATTACAGACGAATGTAATGGATGCGTCGAAGAGTCGGTCCATTTCGATTTGAGCGGTACAGCGTTTGGTGCGTTGGCGAGTTCCGGTCGAGAGAGTCAGCTTCGCGATGTCGGAGTTTTGCAGATTCTTTATAGAAA AGTTGAGTGCAACTATAATGGCAAAACGGTGGAGTTTCAAGTGGATAAAGGTTCAAACGCTTACTCGTTCGCGGTTTTGGTTGAGTATGAAGACGGAGAAGGCGAGATCAGCCTAGTTGAACTCAAACAAGCGTCGGTTTCTGACACATGGCTTCCGATGAACCACTCATGGGGTGCGGTGTGGAAGCTTGACGTGACGTCACCTTTGCGAGCTCCACTGTCTCTCCGGTTGACTTATCTAGACTCCCGCGAGACCGTTGCGGCTTCTGATGTTATTCCGGCTGGTTGGCAGCCCGGTGAAACGTACAAATCGAACGTAAACTTTCTGTTGGAATTAGCTTGA